In Cryptomeria japonica chromosome 1, Sugi_1.0, whole genome shotgun sequence, the sequence TAAGCGCTTGCCTTTGGGATGTGCCTTCGACCATGCTTTGGCCAGTTCATTTTCTTCCTGCTCGTGCTTCAAAATCAGCCACTTCAAATTCTCCCAAGCTCTCGCCCTTTCCAAAATATATGTTTCCTTGTCAACTTTCCCTATCCAATGGACAAATGAGACAAGACCAAATTCGTCCACATCCTTGGTTTCTGCAAAACCCTCAGAGTAGTCAAAGCCGACCCCTGGCACTGCCCATTCCAAAATGGAGTCGATCCCTTCAAGCATTGCTTCTTCAAAGATTGACGTTACTGCCCACTTCACCGTGTCTAAATTTTCTCCTATCTCCAAACCCTAGGCTATTACCATTGAGATGATGTCCAAATTGACCTTCCACCAAGACACATTCTCCATGAAGTAAGGTTCCACCACATTCAAAACCATGTTGATTATTTCCTCCTCCTTGAATCTGAGAAGCCCTAACATTATGTCTCTGCTCACGGCCCCCTTGAAACCTTTTTGCTACTTCTTGGTTGTGACTGTAAAATTTGCCTCCATGATAGCAGCACCTTCTCTTTCTTCCCTCTTAAAGAAATCTTCTTGTTTTTCTCAAAAAATTTCTATCTTCGCTACACACACTGATTTGCATTACTACCCTTGGATTTATAAATCTTGCACAAGCCTTAGTTGTGTGTGTTACACGCCATCCCGAGGATCATGTTGTTGCGCATTTGCCACCTCAGAGTTTCCTTACAGCCGCATTCAATCTCCACTTGATCATTCATTTTAATGATGGAATTTCATACTTTCCAATGGGACGGATATTATTTCCCTTTTTCATCCCTGATAAGACGCCATTTCAAACCTTAATTGTTGTGTATTTGTAAGAAACTTCAATGCTTCACCTATGCGAGCTTTCAAGCCATCGTTTCCGCACAAGGCGCCATGCTTATAGATGACATCATCTGCCTGTCGTCACACCTCCCACACCAAACATCCAATAATTGCCATGTCACATCGCCCAGAGGTAATATACCCTGGATGTCATCCAATTTTAATTCACCTTCCGAATCGAATGACAAAGCCCATTTGGACAATTTGTCCGCAGTCTGATTACCTACCCTTCTAATGTGgctgattttaaaattttcaaaaaaaattaactcTTCTATGATTACTGCTATGAAACCTTCAAGATGCCATGCATTTATCTCTCCATTCATAATAGCTTGAATTATAATTAAAGAATCCCCTTCTAGATGGAGATTTTGAATGCCTTCTCTTTTTGCTAATCTTATCCCCAGAAGGGTTGCTTGGACTTCAGCCTCATTATTTGTGCTCTTCCGAAGACTTTTGGCTCCATATTTAATTAGCTCTCCATTGTCGTCCCACATTGCAAATCCAGCCTCTGCTAGTCTACCAGATTGTTGCACTgctccatcaaaattaactttaaacCAACCCTTCTCTGGTGGTTTCCATTGGGCTTCCAGTGTTTTATTACTCTTTCGCTTACTATTTGTCGTTGATCCATGTCTTATTTTGATTCCTAGCCAAGCTTTGTGTATGTTTCTATCCATTGAGGTGAAGGGGGTGGATAGTGAGAAAGTTTGGGAAGCCGCTGAGCTTACCACCTCTTCAATAACCCTATTAATTCTTGACAACAACTGTCTCTCATCCTCAATCTTATCCTGAAAAATTCTTCTATTGCGTTCTTTCCATATCTCCCATATTACTATAGAAGGGCTTATTTTCCAAACACATGAGAGGGTCGACCTCCTTGATTGCCTGGGCCAGCTCTCAAAAACCTCTTTTAGTGAGCATTGTAACAGTCCCTGCCATTTTAAACTCCTTTGGAGTTCAGACCAGCACCTCTGTACAACTTCACAGGTTAAAAGCAAATGATCAATGGACTCTTCCGACTGATTGCACATCACACACTTAGATGGGCCCACAAAGTCGAGCCTTTTTCTTTTTTCCCCTGTTAGAATTTTTCCTTAACAGCTAGCCATGCAAAGGCACCAGCTTTCGGGAGACATTCTTTACTCTAAAAGAGGGCCCATGTTTTTTATTGTTTCTCCTCCCTACCTTCCATAAGCTGGTAGCCCAATTTCACTGAATATTTGCCATCCCTTGCACCACGCCAGATCACTTTATCCTCTTTGCCTATGAGGAAAATCTTCCTCTGCTCCAGAACGTTCCTAAGCCTCTGTTGCTCCTGAATCGACAGACCTATTGTCGAAAGATCCTTCCCTAGCCATTCCTTACCTAAATCTCCCTCCGTGTTATGCATGTAATCCTTTACCTTGTCTCCCCATAAATGCACCAACGGATCCTTTGCCTCTGAGAATTCACCCAACTCTCTTATTGCAGGGTGGCCTGCCCAAGAATCCTCCCAGAATTTGGCTTTTGTCTCATCCCCAATCTGCCATGTTAGATGGTCCATTACCACCCTGTGGCACTCCATTATGAAGTTCCATATTCCTGACCCTTTAGGGGGGATGCGGATTGTGAAGATTTTGTGGTCCTCTACTGAATCTAAGTTTTTTGCTCTCAGCACTGTTACCCACATCTGGTTTGGGTTAGAATAAAAATTCCACACCAATTTACCCCCTAGAGCGTTGTTCATTTTATGCCAGTCCCTCAAACCAGCACCCCCCCTAATCTTAGCCTGGCAAATTTTGTCCCATGCTAATAGTGGGAATTTTTCTTGATCATTTGCCCCATTCCAAAAAGAGTTTCTCATCTTCTGTTGGATTGAATTGATGACCTTTTTTGGGATTTTTAGGCACATCATTGAATAAATAGGGATGGCTAACACAACTATTTTCAGCATTAAAATTCTGCCAACTGAAGTAAGTCATCTGCT encodes:
- the LOC131857467 gene encoding uncharacterized protein LOC131857467, encoding MECHRVVMDHLTWQIGDETKAKFWEDSWAGHPAIRELGEFSEAKDPLVHLWGDKVKDYMHNTEGDLGKEWLGKDLSTIGLSIQEQQRLRNVLEQRKIFLIGKEDKVIWRGARDGKYSVKLGYQLMEGEKRKRLDFVGPSKCVMCNQSEESIDHLLLTCEVVQRCWSELQRSLKWQGLLQCSLKEVFESWPRQSRRSTLSCVWKISPSIVIWEIWKERNRRIFQDKIEDERQLLSRINRVIEEVVSSAASQTFSLSTPFTSMDRNIHKAWLGIKIRHGSTTNSKRKSNKTLEAQWKPPEKGWFKVNFDGAVQQSGRLAEAGFAMWDDNGELIKYGAKSLRKSTNNEAEVQATLLGIRLAKREGIQNLHLEGDSLIIIQAIMNGEINAWHLEGFIAVIIEELIFFENFKISHIRRVGNQTADKLSKWALSFDSEGELKLDDIQGILPLGDVTWQLLDVWCGRCDDRQMMSSISMAPCAETMA